From Polyodon spathula isolate WHYD16114869_AA chromosome 26, ASM1765450v1, whole genome shotgun sequence, one genomic window encodes:
- the LOC121301031 gene encoding growth arrest and DNA damage-inducible protein GADD45 beta-like: protein MTLEEVVGCNTTEKKMETVNQALEELLAAAQRRHCLTVGVYESAKLMNVDPDSVILCILATDEEDEGDIALQIHFTLIQAFCCDNDINILRVSGMQRLAEVLGETNAESNGNEPKDLHCILVTNSHTDTWKNQALEEVGSYCAASRCKNQWIPYISMQQR, encoded by the exons ATGACTCTGGAAGAAGTCGTTGGCTGCAACACCACTGAAAAAAA GATGGAAACTGTAAACCAAGCTTTAGAAGAATTGCTGGCCGCGGCACAGAGGCGACACTGCTTAACTGTGGGAGTCTACGAGTCTGCAAAACTGATGAATGT TGATCCCGATAGCGTTATTCTTTGCATTCTAGCGACCGACGAGGAAGACGAGGGGGACATTGCCTTGCAAATCCACTTCACCCTCATTCAAGCATTCTGCTGTGACAACGATATCAACATCCTGCGAGTGTCCGGCATGCAGAGACTAGCCGAGGTTCTGGGCGAAACCAATGCGGAGAGCAACGGCAACGAACCGAAAGACCTGCACTGCATCCTTGTCACT AATTCCCACACGGATACTTGGAAAAACCAAGCTCTCGAGGAAGTGGGCAGCTACTGCGCCGCAAGCCGCTGCAAGAACCAGTGGATCCCCTACATCTCAATGCAACAGCGCTGA
- the LOC121301097 gene encoding survival motor neuron protein-like, with protein sequence MAELDGEIVYQSDRTEVGESFCEDTALVKAYDKAVKPLQSAPAMEREGCHMHVNVTGESEGDNETKKEEEKGTEAQWQVGWRCCAVWSEDGLVYPAVVRKLLPDRGRCVVRFEGYGNEEEQDLSALLPAQDSEPINPTHTQDSEPSVLTHTTEPESGQWQVGWRCCAVWSEDGLVYPAVVRKLLPDRGRCVVRFDGYGNEEEQDLSALLPAQDSEPINPTYTQDSEPPGPTHTTDPQLQPELQEEDDEDESRPESLKPVKKEKAKKQGRACPELNHASSPPFPFPPPMPPGYSGGPIFLPLPPPPPPPPAFTFHGAADEIDVDSLSSMLLSWYLCGYHTGFHLGLQQARVEAEKNCAKNKQAQLNTNKKLRKNLS encoded by the exons atGGCGGAATTGGACGGAGAAATAGTCTACCAGAGTGACAGAACGGAa GTGGGTGAGTCTTTCTGCGAGGATACAGCGCTGGTCAAAGCCTATGACAAGGCAGTGAAGCCATTACAG agtgccccggcgATGGAGCGCGAGGGCTGTCACATGCACGTCAACGTCACGGGGGAATCTGAAGGAGATAATGAGACaaagaaagaggaagagaagggGACAGAAGCGCAG TGGCAGGTGGGGTGGCGGTGCTGTGCAGTCTGGTCGGAGGACGGGCTGGTGTACCCCGCAGTGGTGCGCAAGCTGTTGCCGGACCGAGGGAGGTGTGTAGTTCGGTTTGAGGGTTACGGGAACGAGGAGGAGCAGGACCTCAGTGCCCTGCTGCCGGCCCAGGACTCTGAGCCCATCAATCCCACCCACACCCAGGACTCTGAGCCCTCCGTTCTCACCCACACCACAGAACCGGAATCAGGACAG tggcaGGTGGGGTGGCGGTGCTGTGCAGTCTGGTCGGAGGACGGGCTGGTGTACCCCGCAGTGGTGCGCAAGCTGTTGCCGGACCGAGGGAGGTGTGTAGTTCGGTTCGACGGCTACGGGAATGAGGAGGAGCAGGACCTCAGTGCCCTGCTGCCGGCCCAGGACTCTGAGCCCATCAATCCCACCTACACCCAGGACTCTGAGCCCCCCGGTCCCACCCACACCACAGATCCACAACTACAACCAGAACTACAG GAGGAAGACGATGAGGATGAAAGCCGCCCGGAGTCTTTGAAACCTGTGAAAAAGGAAAAGGCTAAGAAGCAGGGGCGCGCCTGCCCTGAACTCAACCACGCTTCCTCCCCCCCCTTCCCATTTCCCCCCCCAATGCCACCGGGATACAGCGGCGGGCCC ATCTTCctgcccctccctccccctccccctcccccccctgcCTTCACTTTCCACGGAGCTGCTGACGAGATCGACGTGGACTCACTGTCCAGCATGCTGCTGTCCTGGTACTTGTGTGGATATCACACCGGCTTCCACCTG GGTTTGCAGCAGGCTCGAGTAGAAGCTGAGAAAAACTgtgccaaaaacaaacaagctcagTTGAACACCAACAAGAAACTCAGGAAGAACCTCTCCTAG